One Hemiscyllium ocellatum isolate sHemOce1 chromosome 45, sHemOce1.pat.X.cur, whole genome shotgun sequence genomic region harbors:
- the LOC132836008 gene encoding large ribosomal subunit protein eL38-like, whose product MILGLAMPQVMSEIKDFLLTARRKDAKSVKIKKNKDNVKFKVRCSRYLYTLVITDKEKAEKLKQSLPPGLAVKELK is encoded by the coding sequence ATGATTCTTGGCCTAGCCATGCCTCAAGTAATGTCAGAAATCAAAGACTTCTTGCTAACAGCAAGAAGAAAGGATGCAAAATCTGtgaaaattaagaaaaataaggacAATGTCAAGTTCAAAGTACGGTGCAGCCGGTACCTATATACATTAGTCATCACAGACAAAGAAAAGGCTGAGAAACTCAAACAGTCCCTTCCTCCAGGTCTGGCAGTGAAAGAGCTGAAGTAA